In one Streptomyces marincola genomic region, the following are encoded:
- a CDS encoding amidohydrolase: MSDLLSPESTPTTLDADLREELIAFRRDLHMHPELGNQEVRTTAVIKERLERAGLAPRVLDTGTGLVCDIRPDGADGPLLALRADIDALPIPDTKTVPYRSTVPGRAHACGHDVHATVVLGAGLMLARLAARGVLPRPVRLLFQPAEEVLPGGAQDVVDTGVLDGVGRILALHCDPKVDAGRIGVRVGPITSACDRIEVTLSGPGGHTARPHLTTDLVTAAARVATEVPALVARRVDTRAGMAITWGRLTTGHAPNVIPQVAELSGTMRCLDLAAWRSAPDLVHAAVDEVAALSRAKSEIRYIRGVPPVVNDAASTALLAEAMTARFGADAVGETEQSLGGEDFSWYLQHVPGAMARLGVRPPGEAASTPRDIHQGDFDVDESAIGVGVDLLTGAALLS, from the coding sequence GTGAGTGATCTGCTGTCTCCTGAGTCCACCCCCACGACGCTCGACGCGGACCTGCGCGAGGAGCTGATCGCGTTCCGCCGTGATCTGCACATGCACCCCGAGCTGGGCAACCAGGAGGTGCGCACCACCGCGGTGATCAAGGAGCGGCTTGAGCGGGCGGGACTCGCCCCGCGGGTGCTCGACACCGGGACGGGACTCGTCTGCGACATCAGGCCGGACGGCGCCGACGGCCCGCTGCTCGCGCTCCGCGCCGACATCGACGCGCTGCCCATCCCGGACACCAAGACCGTGCCCTACCGTTCCACCGTGCCGGGCCGCGCCCACGCGTGCGGGCACGACGTGCACGCGACCGTGGTACTCGGCGCGGGTCTGATGCTCGCCAGGCTCGCCGCGCGCGGCGTGCTGCCCCGCCCGGTGCGGCTGCTGTTCCAGCCGGCCGAGGAAGTGCTGCCCGGCGGCGCCCAGGACGTCGTCGACACCGGCGTCCTCGACGGGGTCGGGCGGATCCTCGCCCTGCACTGCGACCCCAAGGTCGACGCGGGCCGCATCGGCGTGCGCGTCGGCCCGATCACCTCGGCCTGCGACCGCATCGAGGTGACCCTCTCGGGACCCGGCGGACACACCGCGCGCCCCCACCTCACGACCGACCTGGTGACGGCCGCCGCCCGGGTGGCCACCGAGGTGCCGGCGCTCGTCGCCCGGCGCGTGGACACCAGGGCCGGTATGGCGATCACCTGGGGGCGCCTGACCACCGGGCACGCCCCCAACGTCATCCCGCAGGTCGCGGAGCTGTCCGGCACCATGCGCTGCCTGGACCTGGCGGCCTGGCGCTCGGCTCCCGACCTGGTGCACGCGGCCGTCGACGAGGTCGCGGCGCTCTCCCGGGCCAAGTCGGAGATCCGGTACATCAGGGGCGTTCCGCCCGTGGTCAACGACGCGGCGTCCACGGCCCTGCTCGCCGAGGCGATGACGGCGCGTTTCGGCGCCGACGCGGTCGGGGAGACCGAGCAGAGCCTGGGCGGCGAGGACTTCTCCTGGTACCTCCAGCACGTGCCGGGCGCGATGGCCCGCCTCGGCGTCCGCCCGCCGGGGGAGGCGGCCTCGACCCCGAGGGACATCCACCAGGGCGATTTCGACGTCGACGAGAGCGCCATCGGCGTGGGCGTCGACCTGCTCACCGGAGCGGCGCTGCTCAGCTGA
- a CDS encoding N-acetylneuraminate synthase family protein, which yields MTQGNRLRNFGDRVVGPGRPVYITGEIGINHNGDLENAFALIDAAAEAGCDAVKFQKRTPEICTPRDQWDIERDTPWGRMTYIDYRHRVEFNEEQYRAIDEYCAKRGIHWFASPWDTEAVEFLEQFDVPAHKVASASLTDDELLRALRATGRTVILSTGMSTPKQIRHAVEVLGSENILLCHATSTYPAKAEELNLRVIHTLQAEYPNVPIGYSGHETGLQTTLAAVALGATFVERHITLDRAMWGSDQAASVEPQGLQRLVRDIRIIEDSLGDGVKKVYESELGPMKKLRRVKGVVAEAEPAQPASV from the coding sequence ATGACCCAAGGCAACCGCCTCCGTAACTTCGGCGACCGTGTCGTGGGCCCCGGCCGTCCGGTCTACATCACCGGCGAGATCGGCATCAACCACAACGGTGACCTGGAGAACGCGTTCGCACTGATCGATGCCGCCGCGGAAGCCGGCTGTGACGCCGTGAAGTTCCAGAAGCGGACCCCGGAGATCTGCACTCCGCGCGACCAGTGGGACATCGAGCGGGACACCCCGTGGGGCCGGATGACGTACATCGACTACCGGCACCGCGTGGAGTTCAACGAGGAGCAGTACCGCGCCATCGACGAGTACTGCGCCAAGCGGGGCATCCACTGGTTCGCCTCGCCGTGGGACACCGAGGCCGTCGAGTTCCTTGAGCAGTTCGACGTGCCGGCCCACAAGGTCGCGTCGGCCTCCCTCACCGACGACGAGCTGCTGCGCGCGCTGCGCGCCACCGGCAGGACCGTGATCCTGTCCACCGGCATGTCCACGCCCAAGCAGATCCGGCACGCGGTCGAGGTGCTCGGCAGCGAGAACATCCTGCTCTGCCACGCCACCAGCACCTACCCGGCCAAGGCCGAGGAGCTGAACCTGCGGGTGATCCACACCCTCCAGGCCGAGTACCCCAACGTGCCCATCGGGTACTCGGGGCACGAGACCGGTCTCCAGACGACGCTGGCCGCCGTCGCCCTCGGCGCCACGTTCGTGGAGCGGCACATCACGCTCGACCGCGCGATGTGGGGTTCGGACCAGGCCGCCTCGGTCGAGCCGCAGGGTTTGCAGCGGCTCGTTCGTGATATCCGCATCATCGAGGACTCTCTCGGCGACGGCGTCAAGAAGGTCTACGAGAGCGAGCTGGGCCCGATGAAGAAGCTCCGCCGCGTCAAGGGCGTCGTCGCGGAGGCCGAGCCGGCGCAGCCGGCGTCGGTCTGA
- a CDS encoding nuclease-related domain-containing protein has product MLTEVLSDHPGRQLRRTEGAIERHHRDIAEHAAAVAGLRARHAAARRWWQLLKRLRQYFEVRALEARAPVVDPALLHRRAQQEAGVLAEDAVTHALGELPDEWLLFRGYTNRKGEIDHLVVGPGGVWAIEVKGRNVCVHVQGDHWSYEKYDQYGNLVEQGALTDRRGRSWGRQVGEPAFALQTFLATRGVHTAVRTAVAVINDRASLGVLDDCPIDVVSIGTHGLLDSIRARGRVLDAGTCRRIAALIRRDHAFHQQRRGPRRR; this is encoded by the coding sequence ATGCTGACCGAAGTGCTCTCCGACCACCCCGGGCGTCAACTCCGGCGGACCGAGGGGGCGATCGAACGCCACCACCGCGACATCGCCGAGCACGCGGCGGCTGTCGCCGGCCTGCGCGCCCGGCACGCCGCGGCGCGGCGGTGGTGGCAGCTCCTCAAGCGGCTGAGGCAGTACTTCGAGGTGCGGGCGCTGGAGGCCCGGGCACCGGTCGTCGATCCGGCGCTCCTCCACCGCAGGGCGCAGCAGGAAGCGGGAGTGCTCGCCGAGGACGCGGTGACCCACGCGCTCGGAGAACTGCCGGACGAATGGCTCCTGTTCCGCGGGTACACCAACCGCAAGGGCGAGATCGACCACCTCGTCGTCGGACCCGGCGGTGTCTGGGCGATCGAGGTCAAAGGGCGCAACGTGTGCGTGCACGTCCAGGGCGACCACTGGAGTTACGAGAAGTACGACCAGTACGGGAATCTCGTCGAGCAGGGCGCGTTGACGGACCGCCGGGGCCGCAGCTGGGGCCGTCAGGTCGGCGAGCCCGCCTTCGCCCTCCAGACCTTCCTCGCCACGCGCGGCGTGCACACCGCGGTCCGCACCGCTGTCGCGGTCATCAACGACCGGGCGAGCCTGGGCGTCCTCGACGACTGCCCCATCGATGTGGTGAGCATCGGCACGCACGGCCTGCTGGACTCCATCCGGGCCCGGGGACGCGTCCTCGACGCCGGCACCTGCCGCAGGATCGCCGCGCTGATACGCCGCGACCACGCGTTCCACCAGCAGCGCCGCGGACCGCGACGCCGGTGA
- a CDS encoding DUF6716 putative glycosyltransferase, which translates to MPDSSPTPLRVAVLADSDTRWKWGALTARRIAPESTVHGYLLWGRATPTERQLAEIGADADELSEVSAADFLADLGRRAHSDSGAEPFDVLVLACVGGTIQAMLHGLARAWRTADTRPAVVTGYVGVVYEKLPDGLLLRHGADLVLANSPYDARRFRAVYDGVRADSSAVTECALPFLDGRAYDPGPAERGERPYRVVFAVQPSVPAGRNDRVYLLDRAVAHARRHPEREVILKLRSKPSEHTTHIEELPYQRLAERIKDDQPANFRLAYGNMGEILDETDLLVTVSSTAALESLHRSVPTAVLSDLGVREPLGNHYFIGSGCFASWDELDAGYLPEPDPEWLADQGIGTSHELAFATARGRLTELLEQRDSSGLPPITPYYTARTAPGYLPGVLARHGLDLKGEPKAGHRSAEAQQDGMRAASRRLLRRTARGAYRAGVQRVAPIIRRWGQL; encoded by the coding sequence GTGCCCGATTCATCCCCCACCCCACTGCGTGTGGCCGTGCTGGCGGATTCCGACACCCGGTGGAAGTGGGGCGCGCTGACGGCGCGCCGGATCGCTCCCGAGTCGACCGTCCACGGCTACCTCCTCTGGGGGCGCGCGACGCCGACCGAGCGGCAGCTCGCGGAGATCGGGGCGGACGCCGACGAACTGTCCGAGGTGAGCGCGGCGGACTTCCTCGCCGACCTCGGCAGGCGCGCGCACAGCGACAGCGGAGCGGAGCCGTTCGACGTCCTGGTCCTGGCCTGCGTCGGCGGCACCATCCAGGCGATGCTGCACGGTCTGGCGCGCGCATGGCGCACCGCCGACACGCGGCCGGCCGTCGTCACCGGCTACGTCGGGGTCGTGTACGAGAAGCTGCCGGACGGACTGCTGCTGCGGCACGGCGCCGACCTCGTCCTGGCGAACAGCCCTTATGACGCCCGTCGCTTCCGCGCCGTCTACGACGGCGTGCGCGCCGACAGCTCGGCCGTCACCGAGTGCGCCCTTCCGTTCCTCGACGGACGCGCGTACGACCCGGGCCCCGCCGAGCGCGGCGAGCGGCCCTACCGGGTGGTGTTCGCCGTGCAGCCCTCGGTGCCCGCGGGCCGCAACGACCGCGTCTATCTCCTCGACCGCGCCGTCGCGCACGCCAGGCGCCACCCCGAGCGCGAGGTGATCCTCAAACTGCGCAGCAAGCCGAGCGAGCACACCACGCACATCGAGGAACTGCCGTACCAGCGGCTCGCCGAGCGCATCAAGGACGACCAACCGGCCAACTTCAGGCTCGCCTACGGCAACATGGGCGAGATCCTGGACGAGACCGACCTGCTGGTGACGGTCAGTTCCACGGCCGCGCTCGAATCGCTGCACCGCTCGGTGCCGACCGCGGTCCTCAGCGACCTCGGGGTCCGCGAGCCGCTCGGCAACCACTACTTCATCGGCTCCGGCTGCTTCGCCTCGTGGGACGAGCTGGACGCCGGGTACCTGCCGGAGCCGGACCCTGAGTGGCTGGCCGACCAGGGCATCGGCACCTCGCACGAGCTCGCGTTCGCCACGGCGCGCGGACGCCTCACCGAGCTGCTCGAACAGCGCGACAGCTCCGGGCTGCCGCCCATCACCCCCTACTACACCGCGCGCACCGCGCCCGGCTACCTGCCCGGCGTCCTGGCCAGGCACGGCCTCGACCTCAAGGGCGAGCCGAAGGCCGGCCACCGGAGCGCCGAGGCCCAGCAGGACGGCATGCGCGCCGCGTCCCGCCGCCTGCTGCGCCGCACCGCGCGCGGCGCGTACCGCGCGGGCGTGCAGCGGGTGGCGCCCATCATCCGGCGCTGGGGGCAGCTGTGA
- a CDS encoding N-acylneuraminate cytidylyltransferase, protein MSTVLAVIPARGGSKGVPGKNLAPVGDAPLITRAVRECRAARLLTSVVVSTDDPGIAAAAHAAGAEVIERPTAISNDTATSEAAVLHAMGVYEERHGVTVDVVLLVQCTSPFLTREELDGVAAAVLDGADSALTVAPFHGYVWRDAGANGGHGVNHDKAYRPRRQDRPQDLLETGAAYAMRAAGFREERHRFFGRTELVRTDPARVLEVDDPHDLARARALAPLLDGGKAALPAAPFPDYLPTRADIDAVVLDFDGTQTDDRVLVDSEGRELVAVHRGDGLGIAALRRAGLPLLILSTEENPVVAARARKLRIPVLHGIDRKDLALKQWCEEQGIAPERVLYAGNDVNDLPCFDLVGWPVAVASAHDVVRGAARAVTSAPGGAGAIREIASWILGKELTAS, encoded by the coding sequence ATGAGCACTGTGCTGGCCGTGATCCCCGCGCGCGGGGGCTCCAAGGGGGTGCCGGGGAAGAACCTCGCGCCGGTCGGCGACGCGCCCCTCATCACCCGCGCGGTCCGCGAGTGCCGTGCCGCGCGCCTGCTGACCTCCGTCGTCGTGTCCACCGACGACCCCGGCATCGCCGCGGCGGCGCACGCCGCGGGCGCCGAGGTGATCGAGCGCCCCACCGCGATCTCCAACGACACCGCCACCAGCGAGGCCGCCGTCCTGCACGCCATGGGCGTGTACGAGGAGCGGCACGGCGTCACGGTCGACGTCGTGCTCCTCGTCCAGTGCACCAGCCCCTTCCTCACCCGCGAGGAGCTGGACGGCGTGGCGGCGGCCGTGCTCGACGGCGCCGACAGCGCGCTGACGGTCGCGCCGTTCCACGGCTACGTGTGGCGGGACGCGGGCGCGAACGGCGGGCACGGCGTCAACCACGACAAGGCGTACCGGCCGCGCCGCCAGGACCGCCCGCAGGACCTGCTGGAGACGGGCGCCGCCTACGCGATGCGCGCCGCCGGATTCCGCGAGGAGCGGCACCGGTTCTTCGGGCGCACCGAACTGGTGCGCACCGACCCGGCGCGCGTGCTCGAAGTGGACGACCCGCACGACCTGGCGCGGGCCCGTGCCCTGGCCCCGCTGCTCGACGGCGGCAAGGCCGCGCTCCCGGCCGCGCCGTTCCCCGACTACCTGCCGACCCGCGCCGACATCGACGCGGTCGTGCTCGACTTCGACGGCACCCAGACGGACGACAGGGTGCTCGTCGACTCCGAAGGACGGGAGCTGGTCGCCGTGCACCGCGGCGACGGGCTCGGCATCGCCGCGCTGCGCCGCGCGGGGCTGCCCCTGCTGATTCTGTCCACGGAGGAGAACCCGGTCGTCGCCGCACGTGCGCGCAAACTGCGCATCCCCGTGCTGCACGGCATCGACCGGAAGGACCTCGCCCTCAAGCAGTGGTGCGAGGAGCAAGGAATCGCGCCGGAGCGCGTGCTCTACGCGGGCAACGACGTCAACGACCTGCCGTGCTTCGACCTCGTCGGCTGGCCGGTCGCTGTCGCGAGCGCCCACGACGTGGTGCGCGGCGCCGCCCGGGCGGTCACCTCCGCGCCAGGAGGCGCAGGCGCGATCCGCGAGATCGCCTCGTGGATCCTCGGAAAGGAACTGACAGCATCATGA
- a CDS encoding BMP family lipoprotein has product MRRVSRLAATVAASAALALTATACGESSTESNSGDGGNDAGPGIAFDVGGRDDHSFNEAAARGGDLAEEELGVSVEYQTARNGETDADRIQRLTSMAEAGYNPVIGVGYLYGNAITEVAAEYPDTTFGVVDAVAEGDNTYSMTFAEHEGSYLAGVAAALTTENDHVGFIGGVQNPLIGKFQAGFEQGVRDTDPDIEIEINYLYRDDDRGFNDPARAAEQADGMLSRGADVIYTAAGSSGQGSIEQIARAEGAWAIGVDSDQYQQPGLAEYQDSILTSVLKGVDVAVYDLIESVEEGEPLSGHHEYTLAENGVSLATSGGFIDDLAPELEEATRRIADGEVEVNDTPAS; this is encoded by the coding sequence TTGCGCCGCGTATCCAGGCTTGCAGCAACGGTCGCCGCCTCGGCGGCCCTGGCACTCACCGCCACCGCGTGCGGAGAGAGTTCCACCGAGTCCAACAGCGGGGACGGCGGCAACGACGCCGGACCGGGCATCGCCTTCGACGTCGGTGGACGCGACGACCACTCGTTCAACGAGGCCGCCGCGCGCGGCGGCGACCTGGCCGAGGAGGAACTCGGCGTCTCGGTCGAGTACCAGACCGCGCGCAACGGCGAGACCGACGCCGACCGCATCCAGCGGCTGACGTCGATGGCCGAGGCGGGCTACAACCCCGTCATCGGCGTCGGCTACCTCTACGGCAACGCGATCACCGAGGTCGCGGCCGAGTACCCCGACACCACCTTCGGCGTCGTCGACGCGGTGGCAGAGGGCGACAACACCTACAGCATGACCTTCGCCGAGCACGAGGGCTCCTACCTGGCGGGCGTCGCCGCGGCGCTCACCACGGAGAACGACCACGTCGGGTTCATCGGCGGCGTGCAGAACCCGCTGATCGGCAAGTTCCAGGCCGGGTTCGAGCAGGGCGTCCGGGACACCGACCCGGACATCGAGATCGAGATCAACTACCTGTACCGCGACGACGACCGCGGCTTCAACGACCCGGCCCGCGCCGCCGAGCAGGCCGACGGCATGCTCAGCCGGGGCGCCGACGTCATCTACACCGCGGCGGGCTCGTCCGGCCAGGGCTCCATCGAGCAGATCGCGCGCGCCGAGGGCGCCTGGGCCATCGGCGTCGACTCCGACCAGTACCAGCAGCCGGGCCTGGCCGAGTACCAGGACTCCATCCTGACCTCGGTGCTCAAGGGCGTCGACGTGGCCGTCTACGACCTCATCGAGAGCGTCGAGGAGGGCGAGCCCCTCAGCGGCCACCACGAGTACACCCTGGCGGAGAACGGCGTGTCGCTCGCCACATCGGGCGGCTTCATCGACGACCTCGCGCCCGAGCTCGAAGAGGCCACCCGCCGCATCGCGGACGGCGAGGTCGAGGTGAACGACACCCCCGCGTCCTGA